The following are encoded together in the Arcobacter aquimarinus genome:
- a CDS encoding disulfide oxidoreductase, with product MSLNSSSRSDSLSLTFIFLAFLVSLIATLGSLFFSEIMNFVPCSLCWYQRIFMYPLVFIFLVNLLYPDDKIYKYSFPLVIIGLVFSIYHNLLILKIIPENLSPCVQGIPCSVDYLNWFGFITIPLLSFFAYTIILILLIMSKRKR from the coding sequence ATGTCTTTAAATTCTTCTTCTAGGTCAGACTCTTTGAGTTTGACCTTTATTTTTTTGGCTTTTTTAGTATCTTTAATTGCTACTTTGGGAAGCCTATTTTTTTCAGAAATTATGAATTTTGTTCCTTGTTCATTGTGTTGGTATCAAAGAATATTTATGTACCCTTTAGTTTTTATATTTTTAGTAAATCTTTTATATCCTGATGATAAGATATATAAATACTCTTTTCCTTTGGTTATTATTGGATTAGTATTTTCAATTTATCATAATTTATTAATACTAAAAATAATTCCTGAAAATTTGTCACCTTGTGTACAAGGAATACCTTGTTCTGTTGATTATTTAAATTGGTTTGGGTTTATTACTATCCCTTTGTTATCTTTTTTTGCTTATACTATCATTCTTATTTTATTAATTATGTCAAAAAGGAAAAGGTAG
- a CDS encoding class I SAM-dependent methyltransferase produces MKRFVNESMFEIIFYLEEELKIKNQILLEVLNPNIEKNIYLGEKYIFENKEYIYRSFKTWTDLAELFFCSLNVESINENTMIIKFDKLDKFDSFHNDVNNNNEKYGENSTFFRINKNEDASFLNSYVNALKNVKIEDKKEILNLGINKADEFEVIKKLINEDCFKTINFTGIDYSISAIEYAKNRFPYKNFKFFVHDINNLKELKLKKADLIISIGTLQSSGLNFKLLFMDLIQNHLEDKGSIILGFPNCRWINGEVIYGAKAPNYSYSEQSILYKDVYFCKKYLQQKKYRVTLTGKNYLFLTATSIK; encoded by the coding sequence ATGAAAAGATTTGTTAATGAATCAATGTTTGAAATTATTTTTTATTTAGAAGAAGAATTAAAAATAAAAAATCAAATTTTACTTGAAGTGCTAAATCCAAATATTGAAAAAAATATATATTTAGGGGAAAAATATATTTTTGAAAATAAAGAATATATTTATAGAAGTTTTAAAACTTGGACAGATTTAGCAGAGTTGTTTTTTTGTAGCTTAAATGTAGAAAGTATAAATGAAAATACGATGATTATAAAGTTTGATAAGTTAGATAAATTTGATTCTTTTCATAATGATGTAAATAATAATAATGAAAAATATGGTGAAAATTCAACATTTTTTAGAATAAATAAAAATGAAGATGCTTCATTTTTAAATAGTTATGTAAATGCTTTGAAAAATGTAAAAATTGAAGATAAAAAAGAAATTTTGAATTTAGGAATAAATAAAGCAGATGAATTTGAAGTTATAAAAAAATTGATAAATGAGGATTGTTTTAAAACTATTAATTTTACTGGAATTGATTATTCAATAAGTGCAATAGAATATGCAAAAAATAGATTTCCTTACAAAAATTTTAAATTTTTTGTTCATGATATAAATAATTTAAAAGAATTGAAATTAAAAAAAGCAGATTTAATTATTTCTATTGGTACTTTACAAAGTTCAGGACTAAATTTTAAACTTTTATTTATGGATTTAATTCAAAATCACTTAGAAGATAAAGGTTCTATAATTTTAGGTTTTCCAAATTGTAGATGGATAAATGGTGAAGTTATTTATGGGGCAAAAGCACCAAATTATTCATATAGTGAACAATCTATTTTATATAAAGATGTCTATTTTTGTAAGAAATATTTACAACAAAAAAAGTATAGAGTGACTTTGACAGGAAAAAATTATCTATTTTTGACTGCAACTTCAATAAAATAG
- a CDS encoding glycosyltransferase family 2 protein: protein MRYIILGLIMAGLFQVFFWITKDNRVSLVETLSEKIESLSYSPYKGYNKQVLSPSEIEDDVNMLSHITNKVRTYSTMDAKVILEETSKINLPVDLGIWLSGDHKENHLEIERAIKLLQKYPNNIENVIVGNEVLLRADINEIELFAYIDFMREFTNKPITSAETWDVWERVPELANHVDFLTIHILPYWEKVPIEQFNSFLIEKYNVVKNIHPNKKITIGETGWPSHGYNNNSAVPSLKNQATAIRSFINLAQENNWSYNIIEAFDQQWKGYDEGNVGQYWGIFTSDRTLKFYLSGDIEINENWLYQMIAAIIIGALITLYGLKNQRLNISHALAYAVAAQGMAFGIVMAVIYPFTNYMNFGMWVMWGMGTFLMIPLIIITLAKANELFRNSIGIAPQRLVPLDLKSDNIPFVSIHVPAYKEQPHVLEETLRALAKLKYTNYEVLVIINNTPEEFYWKPIEKLCKELGDKFVFMNITCTGFKAGALNAALEQTNKEAEIIAVIDADYVVESSWLVDLVPLFDDPKVAIVQAPQDHRDGNESIIKAAMNAEYAGFFDIGMIDRNEENAIVVHGTMVMVRLSSMMEVGGWGTDTIVEDSELGLRLFEAGYIAHYTNRRYGYGLLPDTVEAFKTQRHRWAYGAIQILKKHWKEFKPSANKLTSRQKNKFVAGWFFWLSDAMGPVMAVMNIIWVPVIIFVGVTIPTIPLTIPIITAFLVNILHTFILYRMKVKASLKDTFLSSIASMSLQLIIFKAVFDGFVKDGLPFKRTQKGGKAKKASDNPIKHETILAILLLTSFFGLIFTNHSGIVEIYVFAATIFIQSIPYISAIIMRRLELYSIKNQKS from the coding sequence TTGAGATATATTATCTTGGGACTTATAATGGCTGGATTATTCCAAGTATTTTTTTGGATTACAAAAGATAATCGAGTATCATTAGTTGAAACTCTATCAGAAAAAATAGAATCATTATCTTATTCACCATACAAAGGTTACAATAAACAAGTTCTATCACCAAGTGAGATAGAAGATGATGTAAATATGTTATCACATATTACAAATAAAGTAAGAACTTACTCTACTATGGATGCAAAAGTAATTTTAGAAGAAACTTCTAAAATCAATTTACCTGTAGATTTAGGTATTTGGTTGAGTGGTGATCATAAAGAAAATCACCTTGAAATAGAAAGAGCTATTAAATTACTTCAAAAATATCCTAATAATATTGAAAATGTAATAGTAGGAAATGAAGTTCTTTTAAGAGCAGACATAAATGAAATAGAGTTATTTGCTTATATTGATTTTATGAGAGAGTTTACAAATAAACCTATAACAAGTGCTGAAACATGGGATGTTTGGGAAAGAGTTCCAGAACTTGCTAATCACGTTGATTTTTTAACTATCCATATTTTACCTTATTGGGAAAAAGTTCCAATTGAACAATTTAATTCTTTCCTTATTGAAAAATATAATGTTGTGAAAAATATTCATCCAAATAAAAAAATAACTATTGGAGAAACTGGTTGGCCAAGTCATGGATATAATAATAATAGTGCTGTACCAAGTTTAAAAAATCAAGCTACTGCTATTAGAAGCTTTATAAACTTAGCTCAAGAGAACAATTGGTCTTATAATATAATTGAAGCTTTTGATCAACAATGGAAAGGTTATGATGAAGGAAATGTAGGTCAATATTGGGGAATTTTCACATCAGATAGAACATTAAAATTTTATTTAAGTGGTGATATTGAAATCAATGAAAATTGGTTATATCAAATGATTGCTGCTATTATAATTGGAGCTTTGATTACTTTATATGGTTTAAAAAATCAAAGATTAAATATAAGTCATGCTCTTGCTTACGCTGTTGCTGCTCAAGGTATGGCATTTGGTATAGTTATGGCAGTAATTTATCCATTTACAAACTATATGAATTTTGGTATGTGGGTTATGTGGGGGATGGGAACATTTTTAATGATTCCTTTAATTATTATTACTCTTGCAAAAGCAAATGAATTATTTAGAAATTCTATTGGAATTGCTCCTCAAAGATTAGTTCCTCTTGATTTAAAATCAGATAATATTCCTTTTGTCTCTATTCATGTTCCAGCTTATAAAGAACAGCCTCATGTATTAGAAGAGACATTAAGAGCATTAGCTAAACTTAAATACACAAATTATGAAGTTTTAGTAATAATAAATAATACTCCAGAAGAGTTTTACTGGAAACCAATTGAAAAATTATGTAAAGAATTAGGCGATAAATTCGTATTTATGAATATTACTTGTACAGGATTTAAAGCTGGTGCTTTAAATGCAGCATTAGAGCAAACAAACAAAGAAGCCGAAATAATTGCTGTAATTGATGCTGATTATGTTGTTGAATCGTCTTGGCTAGTAGATTTAGTTCCTTTATTTGATGATCCTAAAGTTGCAATTGTTCAAGCTCCTCAAGATCATAGAGATGGAAATGAATCAATTATAAAAGCAGCAATGAATGCTGAATATGCAGGATTTTTCGATATTGGTATGATTGATAGAAATGAAGAAAATGCTATTGTTGTTCATGGAACTATGGTTATGGTAAGACTTAGTTCTATGATGGAAGTTGGTGGTTGGGGAACTGACACAATTGTTGAGGATAGTGAATTAGGTTTAAGACTATTTGAAGCGGGATATATCGCTCACTATACAAATAGAAGATATGGTTATGGATTACTTCCTGATACTGTTGAAGCATTCAAAACACAAAGACATAGATGGGCTTATGGAGCTATTCAAATTCTTAAAAAACACTGGAAAGAGTTTAAACCTTCAGCTAATAAACTTACTTCTAGACAAAAAAATAAATTTGTTGCAGGATGGTTTTTCTGGTTAAGTGATGCAATGGGTCCTGTTATGGCTGTTATGAATATTATTTGGGTTCCTGTTATTATTTTTGTTGGAGTTACGATTCCAACAATTCCATTAACTATTCCTATTATTACAGCATTTTTAGTAAATATTTTACATACATTTATTTTATATAGAATGAAAGTAAAAGCAAGTTTAAAAGATACTTTTTTAAGTTCAATCGCATCTATGAGTTTACAACTTATTATTTTTAAAGCTGTATTTGATGGATTTGTAAAAGATGGTCTACCATTTAAAAGAACTCAAAAAGGTGGAAAAGCGAAAAAAGCAAGTGATAATCCAATAAAACATGAGACTATTTTAGCAATTTTATTATTAACTTCATTTTTTGGTCTTATTTTCACAAACCATTCAGGAATTGTAGAAATTTATGTTTTTGCAGCAACTATATTCATTCAGAGTATTCCTTACATCTCAGCTATTATTATGAGAAGATTGGAACTTTATTCTATCAAAAATCAGAAGTCTTAA
- a CDS encoding DsbA family protein, translated as MQNKSLVLGSLVLLIVVFVGLAFFYKGNEAVKDEKEVLSKSDLLTRDYSIKFGDNKKNISVVEFVDPECESCALFHPILRKLYKDYHEDIQLVVKYIPNHKNSKFAIKLLEASREQNKYEEVLSIIFEKQPLWAQHDNEKPELLWDFLAQIDGLDMNKLKEDFKNPEIDEIINTDKNDAQELGVRGTPTIFVNGKRLTTLSQKDLFDLVEAEIYK; from the coding sequence ATGCAAAACAAAAGTTTAGTTTTAGGTTCGTTAGTTTTATTAATTGTGGTATTCGTAGGTTTAGCTTTTTTTTATAAAGGAAACGAAGCTGTAAAAGATGAAAAAGAGGTTCTAAGTAAAAGTGATTTATTAACAAGAGATTATTCTATTAAATTTGGTGATAACAAAAAAAATATTTCTGTTGTTGAATTTGTAGATCCTGAATGTGAATCTTGTGCTTTATTTCATCCAATATTAAGAAAGTTATATAAAGATTATCATGAAGATATTCAACTTGTTGTGAAATATATCCCAAATCATAAAAATTCAAAATTTGCTATAAAACTTCTTGAAGCTTCAAGAGAGCAGAATAAATACGAAGAAGTATTAAGTATAATTTTTGAAAAACAACCTTTGTGGGCTCAACATGATAATGAAAAACCAGAATTATTATGGGACTTTTTAGCACAAATTGATGGATTGGATATGAATAAATTAAAAGAGGATTTCAAAAATCCAGAAATTGATGAAATTATAAATACAGATAAAAATGATGCTCAAGAATTGGGTGTTAGAGGTACTCCTACTATATTTGTAAATGGTAAGAGATTAACTACTTTATCTCAAAAAGATTTATTTGATTTAGTAGAAGCAGAAATTTATAAATAA
- a CDS encoding BCCT family transporter, translated as MENNFKITILKPVFIPSVIFIIALVSFTILEPQIANEVFTNVRNFVADKFGWFYMLGVGIFTLFALFLAVSPFGKFRLGPDQSKPTYSNLSWFAMLFSAGMGIGLMFWSVAEPVMHYVSPPVGTAQSIDSAKMAMNILFFHWGLHAWAIYAIVGLVLAYFSFRHGLPLSIRSALYPLIGDKIYGKIGHSVDTIAVLGTVFGVATSLGFGVLQINSGLNYLFEIPVGITTQIILIALITAIATISVILGLDGGIKRLSELNLYLAGFLLLFIFLAGPTFFLLNTLIQNIGSYLSNIVFMTFNQYSYDTTSSWMSSWTLFYWAWWIAWAPFVGMFIARVSRGRTIREFVIGVLFVPVGFTFIWMTIFGNSALYSIMNEGFTILSTAVSADVSTALFKFLEHFPFSSFVSIIAIILVVTFFVTSSDSGSLVVDTIASGGKVNNPVWQRIFWAISQGVVAIALLLAGGLQALQSASIIMALPFVFVMLIACWGMYKALSLESIRNESLQHHMNAGRHGKISGTWQARLSRIIEFPKVKETKRFINEDVINAMNLVKNELSKYSWNVEVSNDKLNAISIIRVEHSDDFDFIYEVRAKNYDTPSYAYPESVNPTKMQKKYARAEVLLQDGNKAYDIYGYDEDVIATDIIDQFEKHRHFLNNTSSLNPVVPID; from the coding sequence ATGGAAAATAATTTTAAAATCACAATTTTAAAACCAGTATTTATACCTTCTGTTATTTTTATAATAGCATTAGTAAGTTTTACTATTTTAGAGCCTCAAATTGCAAATGAAGTTTTTACAAATGTTAGGAATTTTGTTGCAGATAAATTTGGTTGGTTTTATATGTTAGGTGTAGGTATTTTTACTTTATTTGCACTTTTTTTAGCTGTTTCTCCTTTTGGAAAATTTAGATTAGGACCAGATCAATCAAAACCTACCTATAGTAATCTTTCATGGTTTGCTATGCTTTTTTCAGCTGGAATGGGAATAGGACTTATGTTTTGGAGTGTGGCAGAACCTGTAATGCACTATGTTTCTCCTCCTGTTGGAACAGCTCAAAGTATTGATTCAGCAAAAATGGCAATGAATATTTTGTTTTTTCACTGGGGATTACACGCATGGGCAATTTATGCAATAGTTGGATTGGTTTTAGCATATTTTTCTTTTAGACATGGATTACCTTTATCTATTAGGTCAGCTTTATATCCTTTAATTGGAGATAAAATCTATGGAAAAATAGGGCATAGTGTTGATACAATAGCAGTTTTAGGAACAGTTTTTGGAGTTGCTACTTCTTTGGGATTTGGAGTATTGCAAATAAATTCAGGATTAAACTATCTTTTTGAAATACCTGTTGGAATTACTACTCAAATTATTTTAATTGCATTAATTACAGCAATTGCAACTATTTCAGTTATTTTAGGTTTAGATGGAGGTATTAAAAGATTATCTGAATTAAATCTTTATTTAGCAGGCTTTTTACTTTTATTTATATTTTTAGCAGGACCTACATTTTTTTTACTAAATACTTTGATACAAAATATTGGTTCATATTTATCAAATATTGTATTTATGACTTTTAATCAATACTCGTATGATACAACTTCTTCATGGATGAGTTCTTGGACTCTATTTTATTGGGCTTGGTGGATAGCTTGGGCTCCATTTGTTGGAATGTTTATAGCAAGAGTTTCAAGAGGAAGAACAATTAGAGAATTTGTTATTGGAGTTTTATTTGTACCTGTTGGTTTTACTTTTATTTGGATGACTATATTTGGAAATAGTGCTTTATATTCTATTATGAATGAAGGTTTTACCATTTTATCAACTGCTGTTTCAGCTGATGTTTCAACAGCACTTTTTAAATTTTTAGAACATTTTCCTTTTTCAAGTTTTGTATCAATTATTGCAATTATTTTAGTTGTTACATTTTTTGTGACATCATCTGATTCAGGTTCTTTAGTTGTGGATACAATAGCTTCAGGAGGAAAAGTAAATAATCCAGTTTGGCAAAGAATATTTTGGGCTATAAGTCAAGGAGTAGTTGCAATTGCACTATTACTAGCAGGAGGACTTCAAGCTTTACAATCAGCTTCTATAATCATGGCTTTGCCTTTTGTTTTTGTTATGTTAATTGCTTGTTGGGGGATGTATAAAGCTTTGAGTTTAGAAAGTATTAGAAATGAGAGTTTACAACATCATATGAATGCAGGTCGTCATGGAAAAATAAGTGGAACATGGCAAGCAAGATTGAGTAGAATCATCGAATTTCCAAAAGTTAAAGAAACAAAGAGATTTATAAATGAAGATGTTATAAATGCAATGAATTTAGTAAAAAATGAACTTTCTAAATATTCTTGGAATGTTGAAGTTTCAAATGATAAGCTAAATGCAATTTCAATTATAAGAGTTGAACATTCTGATGATTTTGATTTTATTTATGAAGTTAGAGCAAAAAATTATGATACTCCAAGTTATGCTTATCCTGAATCAGTTAATCCTACTAAGATGCAAAAAAAATATGCAAGAGCCGAAGTTCTTTTACAAGATGGAAACAAAGCTTATGATATTTATGGATATGATGAAGATGTGATAGCAACAGATATAATTGATCAGTTTGAAAAACATAGACATTTTTTAAATAATACTTCTAGTTTAAATCCAGTAGTACCAATAGATTAG